The nucleotide window TGTTTCTGATTGCCAGTAAAACCTTTACTACGCAGGAAACGATGGCCAATGCGCACAGCGCCCGCGATTGGTTCCTGGCTGCCGGTGCTAAAGAGGCCGATGTAGCTAAACATTTCGCAGCACTATCAACCAATAGCAAAGCGGTTGAGGAATTTGGTATTGATACGGCTAATATGTTTGTGTTTTGGGATTGGGTTGGCGGCCGCTACTCGTTATGGAGCGCTATTGGGCTTTCCATTGCGTTAAGCATTGGGTTTGATAATTTCCGGGAATTGCTTGCCGGCGCGCATGCCATGGATAACCATTTCCGCACAAGCGAGCTGGAAGAAAACATCCCGGTTATTTTGGCGCTGGTTGGCATTTGGTATAACAACTTTTTTGAAGCCGAGACCGAAGCTATTTTACCATACGACCAGTACATGCACCGTTTTGCTGCTTATTTTCAGCAAGGGGATATGGAAAGCAACGGTAAATCAACCGACCGTAACGGTAAACCCATCGAATATCAAACCGGGCCCATTATTTGGGGCGAGCCGGGCACTAACGGTCAGCATGCGTTTTATCAATTGATACACCAGGGAACCAAACTGATCCCCTGCGATTTTATAGCACCCGCACAATCTCATAACCCGCTGGGCGAACACCATACTATGCTGCTGTCAAATTTCTTTGCCCAAACCGAAGCGTTGATGAATGGCAAAACTTATGATGAAGTGGTAGCCGAATTAAAAGCCAGCGGAAAAAGCGCTGAAGAAATTGAGAAGCTGGCACCATTTAAAGTTTTTGAGGGCAACCGCCCTACCAATTCCATATTGGTTAAAAAGATAACTCCGCGCAGTTTGGGTTCGCTTATAGCCATGTATGAGCATAAGATATTTGTACAGGGCATTATCTGGAACATCTATAGCTTTGACCAATGGGGCGTAGAACTTGGCAAACAGTTAGCCGGCAAAATACTCCCCGAATTAAAAGGCGGCGAAGAGATCAGCACCCACGATGCATCAACCAATGGATTGATCAATCAGTTTAAAGCGTGGAGATAAGATAGATTCAAGAATCGACATAATAAAAGAAACAGGATGGACTTAAACCCCATCCTGTCTCTTTATAATATAAAATTGTAGTTCCCGTCTAATCTCAAACCCGACTTTCTTGTAAACTTCAACTGCGCGGTCATTATCAGTGCGGACATGCAACATAGGAATATTTCCCTCTTGCATTATTCTATTGATATGAAAATTCAATAATTGCTGCGCATAGCCTTTCCCCAAATGATCGGGGTGGGTACAAACCGCACTGATCTCCGCATAGGGTAGCGGGTTCATGCGCTGACCGGTCATGGCTACCAGGTTATCATTATCAAAAATGCCATAATAATGGCCAAAGTCTATAGTGCGCTCGGCGAACGGCCCGGGATTTGTTAGCTTGGTTAAAGCCATCATTTGCGGGATATGTTCTTCGGTTAAAGGAACAAGACTGATATTTTTCTGTAGTGGCTTAACGTCGCCGTTATAAACCATTTGATAGCATTTGATATGGTTTAAAATCTGCCATGCCGCAGGTATTTCCCGTTCAACAGGCGATATAAAACCAGCCGGGCCGTTGTGGGGAAGCAATTCCAATAACTCGCTGAAATTGGCGTCAGAATTATCCCGCAGGCCCACAAAAGGAGAAACCGACTTATCGAAAAACTTCACATCAAGGCTACCAAAAGCCAGGGATTGGTTACCTGATAACAATGCGTTCCATGCGGGATTATCTAATACATTAGCCATGCGGCAAACCTATAAAACCCGGCTGATATTTTAACATTAGCCATGTTATCAGCTTGTCATTTTAGTTTTGACCGAAAAGAAATTTCGTTTAGCCGGAAATTATTTAATAACCACCGTATCAATAATGGCCGATTTGTCTGAATTATCGGCACGGTAGAATTTGAGGTAGTAGGTACCTGCGCTATCTGCTTTGAACTTATAGGAAACTGTGTTTGACCCTTTAACAGTAGCCAATGTGTCTGTTACGTTGGTTAAAGCAAACAGGCGAATAATTTTGGTGGTAGCGATAGTAGAATCCTTCAAATGGTCAAACTTCAGCGTGCCATCTGCATTTTGCCACACTACACTAAAGGTCAGTGTTTTATTTACTTTACCGCTGGTGGGGCCATTAACACCGGCGATAGCACTTTGCACTATTTTACTTTCTTCCTTCTTTTCCACCGAATCGTCCTTCTTGCAGCCTGCAGCTATAAAAAGCATGGTGAAAATGTAGGCAGTATATAATACAAGTTTTTTCATTATAAAATCGCCCTGCGGAAAATATCGTCCGGTGCTATTTCAGATGGTTAAATATACTGGTATTTATATAAGTATACGTTAATAAATGTTAAATAGTTTGTTTTAATTATATGTATCTTAAAAATAACGTTATCAAGGACTAATCCCGCTTATCTACCTATCCGCACATGAAGGGTAACCCGGTGTGTGTTAATTATCCTTTGCCCGGTATTAAATAGTTAAACGTTAAAAGTCCAGCCGTTTAAAACGGGGATGGCATGATGCGCGGTCATATCAAACTGTACCGGCACTATCGAGACGTAGTGATGATCAAGCGCCCAGGAGTCGGTGTCCTCGCCATGGTCGTTCAACTGGTATACCCCGGTTAACCAAAAATACGGACGTTTATATGGGTCAACACGCTCATCAAATTCTTCGGCCCATTTGGCATTAGCCTGGCGGCATATCTTTATGCCTTTTATATGGGCAGTATTGGGGAAGTTTACATTCAGCAGTGTATTTACCGGCAGGCCATTTTGCAACACCTGTGCGGCTATCTCTTTTACAAATTTAAGGCAATGACTAAAATCGGCCTGCAAGGTATAATCATCTAAAGAGTAACCAATGGATGGGATGCTTTCAATAGCGCCTTCTACCGCTGCCGACATTGTCCCGGAATACAATACGTTTATCCCGTTGTTTAAGCCATGGTTGATCCCCGATACACACAAGTCGGGCTTTTTACCTTTGAATACACGGGTAACGGCCAGTTTAACACAATCAACCGGTGTACCCGAGCAACGGTACATTTCCACACCATCATAAATATCTACCTGGTCTAAACGCAAGGGTTTGCCAATAGTAATGGCATGCCCCATGCCCGATTGCGGGCTATCGGGTGCAACTACCACCACCCTGCCCAGTTCTTTCATTACATCAATTAAAGCTTTTATGCCGGGTGCGGTAATGCCGTCGTCGTTTACTACAAGTATGGTGGGCTGGTTTTTCATGGGGCGAAATTAGGTAATATCCGCAACAAGCTTCCTATCACCAAATCAAAAATAACACTTAGGCCTATACTGCCTTTTATCACTGCTGTCTGAACCGAATGAGAAGCCGATAGATAACTCGTGCGTCCCGTAGCTATAGGTGCCTATGGATGTCAGCGAGTAATCGAAAGCGTAACCTACCCTAAACCTGTCGGTTGCAAAAAACTCGGCCATGCCGGTAATAGAGTTTGATTTTTGCAGGTCGCTTTGCAAATAAGGTTTAGCATAAAGCGGTATAGCGGTGCGGAAAGTACTGCCTATCCATATTTTTTCACCCAGTAAAAAAAAGGCGTTTACATCCAGACTGGTTGGCCCGGCGGCATCATCTTTAATTAATATGGATGGTTTAAATTTGGTTCCACCATTCATTTCAAACAAAGCCCCGGCGGTAAAATAATAGTGTGGCTTAGGTATGGGTACCAATAAAGATTTATCCGTACGCATATGCTGGGCAATTAAGTTATCGGCCGAGAAACCTACAAACAGGTCATCATTAGTATACATTACACCAAGGCGGGCATCGGGCAATATCTCGCTTTGATAAACTGCCGGTACCGTATTATCATTTAAATTAGCGGCATGCAACTTTGTCCCATCGATACCCGATTGTACAAAACCCGCGCCTATGCCAAACGAGAGATGGCTATTTTCGTTCTCGCCTACCTGTAAACGATAGGCATAGTTAGCATACCCCGCCAGCGAACTTTGCGCCCCTATCCTATCCTGTGCTATCAGCACACCTAAACCCACTTTATTATCGTTAACGGCACCATCTGCCGATACAGAAAAGCTTTGCGGCGCGCCTTCCAAACCGGTCCATTGCGCACGGTAAAAACTTTGCAGGTAAAGGTCCTGCTTATACCCTGCATAAGCGGGGTTAATAAATAACCCATTAAACACATACTGACTGTATTGTGTATCCTGTTGTGCCCTGGCCACACCGGCTATCAGGCAAAATAATATCCATAAAAACCTTTTCATCCTCATAAATCTATCTTAATGTTTCTATTTCATATTTGTGTCTGCATCCTCTTAGTTAAGCATGCAGGGATTTTTTACTCTTCCGAATTTCTTGATCGTAACAGCGTTATATAACCTTTATAGGTGGCAGAAAAACCAGTGGCATCCTTTACCTGTATCACATAAAAATAAGTCCCCTCGTTAAGGCCCTCGCCTGTCCAGTCATTCAGGTAGCCTTTCTTGTGATAGATGCTGTTGCCCCAGCGGTTAAAAATATCAATAACGTTATCGGGATAATTAGCCAAGCCGGCAATTTCAAACGTATCATTTACACCATCACCGTTAGGTGTAAACACATTGGGTATATTTAATCCCTGGATATCTTTAATACTGGTGGATGCGTTGTTGGACGGATCGCTGTCGGCCTCAATTGATGTTACCGTGGCGGTGTTCCGTATAGCGCCGTTACCTGATGATTTAACCAGCAACTGCATTTCTTCGGTACTGCCACCTTTCATATTACCAATTTTCCAGATCACCGTGTGGCTATCGGCGTCATATAGTCCGGTACCAACCGTGGCATTTTTTATACCCACGTAGAACATCCCCTGGGGCAGCACATCTTTCATTGTAACATCGGTAGCGCCGTTTGCACCCTTATTAACTACAGTAATAGTGTAGCCATAAACTTCGCCTGAAGTAACAGGCTTGCTGTCAGCAACTTTGTTCACGGCTATATCAACTACAGCAGGAATAGACGTATTCACTACGATCACCTTCATCTCGTCCGACATATCCGTTGAGCATCCTGCCTTGCTGTAGGCCATTACGGTGTACACACCACCTTTGTTAACCGTCAATTCGCTTTTTACAGCGCCGGGTATAGCTACTTTTTGGTTGAACCATTGGTAGGCTGCCGCATTAGCTACCCCGGCGTGCAAGGTTATCTGGTGGCCTTCCTGAATCACAATTACATTACCATCTGTATAATCAGTTTTTATTTTATTATGGGCAAAGCTATCCACTGCCCAAAACATGAGTATACTTATAACAGCTATATAACTGATGAAACGCAAAGCCTGTATTACTATAAATTACGGACCTGCAACAATTACCGGCTTAACCGGCATTGGCACTACAGTAATAGTTTGCGATGCCGTTTGCGTACATCCGTTATCAAGCACATAACTTACTTTAACACCAAAATTTACACTGCCCGAATTTGCTTCGGTAACCAAATAAGTATTGGTAGTAGCACCACTTATATCGGTACCGTTACGCTGCCATTGGTAGGTATAAACAAGGTTAGGATTTGGGTTAGTTACACTGGCTGTTAAAGTTGTAGTTGATTGCCCTTTTTCGCAAACCGAGGTTACGTTACCCGTAGGGACTATATTGACATTTAACTGTGGTAATACATATACCTTGTAAGGGTCTGAAATATCGGACGAACAATCATTAGTATTAATAATTACCAATTGATAGATATAGTAACCGGCGCCATCTGATGCTTCGGTATAAGAATTATCTGTAGCGGTACCGTCTTTAACCAAAGTTTTGTTACCATTGGCATCAAGTTTATACCACTCGTATTTTTTGTAGCTCGATCCCGGATCTGTAGGGCCCTTCAGGCTGATAGGCGCGCCATAGCATACTACCTGTCCAACACTCGAGGCGCTAACAGGCGGGGCGCTGGTAGCGTCGCTTGGGCCAGAAGTGGCCGCCTTCGCAAATACGGTTAACCCCATTAAGCATAGTAATAAGATTAATTTTTTTGTAAGTAATAGTTTCATGTGTGTGTGTTCTGTTAAGTGTGTTTAGTTATTCGTTATAGATGGTTTATCAGGATTGGGTGTTAAGGTTACATTGAAAATTTTGCGGCAAACCGGCGCAAATACAATATCATCAAGGGCAAAATCATTACCGCTGGCAATGGTGTTCTGGTTAACTATACCAATAGCCGCTGTTGTGCTGCTGCCCGATGTCCACTGTACGGTAAAGTTTTGCCAGGCACCTGTTGTAGTGGTTAACTGTATTACCCCCAGTTGCGACCCATTGATTGAAAAGGTAAGTTTAGCCGGATTTGACGGATGCGCCGATGCTGCCCAGAT belongs to Mucilaginibacter boryungensis and includes:
- a CDS encoding PorP/SprF family type IX secretion system membrane protein is translated as MKRFLWILFCLIAGVARAQQDTQYSQYVFNGLFINPAYAGYKQDLYLQSFYRAQWTGLEGAPQSFSVSADGAVNDNKVGLGVLIAQDRIGAQSSLAGYANYAYRLQVGENENSHLSFGIGAGFVQSGIDGTKLHAANLNDNTVPAVYQSEILPDARLGVMYTNDDLFVGFSADNLIAQHMRTDKSLLVPIPKPHYYFTAGALFEMNGGTKFKPSILIKDDAAGPTSLDVNAFFLLGEKIWIGSTFRTAIPLYAKPYLQSDLQKSNSITGMAEFFATDRFRVGYAFDYSLTSIGTYSYGTHELSIGFSFGSDSSDKRQYRPKCYF
- a CDS encoding GNAT family N-acetyltransferase, with product MANVLDNPAWNALLSGNQSLAFGSLDVKFFDKSVSPFVGLRDNSDANFSELLELLPHNGPAGFISPVEREIPAAWQILNHIKCYQMVYNGDVKPLQKNISLVPLTEEHIPQMMALTKLTNPGPFAERTIDFGHYYGIFDNDNLVAMTGQRMNPLPYAEISAVCTHPDHLGKGYAQQLLNFHINRIMQEGNIPMLHVRTDNDRAVEVYKKVGFEIRRELQFYIIKRQDGV
- the pgi gene encoding glucose-6-phosphate isomerase, with amino-acid sequence MLPNIDFTTTKAYKYLTDHFIDIASIDLKALFKADNDRFTKFSLQFEDILVDYSKNRITDETLALLIQLARECRLNDAVSAMFDGDKINATEGRQVLHTALRNQSNTPVLVDGKDVMPEVNAVLQQMKTFSEAVISGSWKGFTGKQITDVVNIGIGGSDLGPVMVTEALKPYKTRLNLHFVSNVDGTHIVETLKGLNPETTMFLIASKTFTTQETMANAHSARDWFLAAGAKEADVAKHFAALSTNSKAVEEFGIDTANMFVFWDWVGGRYSLWSAIGLSIALSIGFDNFRELLAGAHAMDNHFRTSELEENIPVILALVGIWYNNFFEAETEAILPYDQYMHRFAAYFQQGDMESNGKSTDRNGKPIEYQTGPIIWGEPGTNGQHAFYQLIHQGTKLIPCDFIAPAQSHNPLGEHHTMLLSNFFAQTEALMNGKTYDEVVAELKASGKSAEEIEKLAPFKVFEGNRPTNSILVKKITPRSLGSLIAMYEHKIFVQGIIWNIYSFDQWGVELGKQLAGKILPELKGGEEISTHDASTNGLINQFKAWR
- the surE gene encoding 5'/3'-nucleotidase SurE codes for the protein MKNQPTILVVNDDGITAPGIKALIDVMKELGRVVVVAPDSPQSGMGHAITIGKPLRLDQVDIYDGVEMYRCSGTPVDCVKLAVTRVFKGKKPDLCVSGINHGLNNGINVLYSGTMSAAVEGAIESIPSIGYSLDDYTLQADFSHCLKFVKEIAAQVLQNGLPVNTLLNVNFPNTAHIKGIKICRQANAKWAEEFDERVDPYKRPYFWLTGVYQLNDHGEDTDSWALDHHYVSIVPVQFDMTAHHAIPVLNGWTFNV
- a CDS encoding T9SS type B sorting domain-containing protein translates to MFWAVDSFAHNKIKTDYTDGNVIVIQEGHQITLHAGVANAAAYQWFNQKVAIPGAVKSELTVNKGGVYTVMAYSKAGCSTDMSDEMKVIVVNTSIPAVVDIAVNKVADSKPVTSGEVYGYTITVVNKGANGATDVTMKDVLPQGMFYVGIKNATVGTGLYDADSHTVIWKIGNMKGGSTEEMQLLVKSSGNGAIRNTATVTSIEADSDPSNNASTSIKDIQGLNIPNVFTPNGDGVNDTFEIAGLANYPDNVIDIFNRWGNSIYHKKGYLNDWTGEGLNEGTYFYVIQVKDATGFSATYKGYITLLRSRNSEE